From Thermodesulfobacteriota bacterium:
ATTACTTAATCTGGTTTAAACTAATAAAACTTATGGCTTAGTTACATGTAGCAATTAAAAAACCCTCTCTTATTCCCAACTACCCAGGTATCTACTATTCAAGGGACACCTTCCAAATCTTATATGTTCCTCGAATTCGTCTCTAAACTTTCTTACAATTGAATCAATAGGCATGGCGCAACCATCGGCAAGTGCGCATATTGTTGTGCCCTTCATCTGTGAACAGGCATCAAGCATTGTATCAATGTATTGTTCCCTGCCCCTACCCTCTTCAATCTTCGTAAGCATTTTTTCAAGCCACCACGTACCTTCCCTGCACTGGACGCATTGCCCGCATGATTCATCCCGATAGAAGTGAGCCAGATTTTGTGCAACACGCACCATACAACTCCCTTCATCCATTACGGTAACACCGGCGGTTCCGAGCATTGATCCCACCTTTGCTAATGAATCAAAATCCATGGGAATATCCAACTCATCCTCAGTAAGCACGGAAGCAGATGAACCACCAGGAGAAACAGCTTTTACCCGTTTTCCGTTTCTTGTACCACCACCATATTCAAATATTAGATCTCGCACCGGAATACCAAGCGGGAGTTCATAGAGACCCGGTTTCAGAACGCTCCCGCTGAGCCCGAAAATTTTTGTTCCGGCGTTTTTTGGTGTCCCGATTCCGGAAAACCAATCAGCCCCTCTATTAATTATATGGGGTACACAGGCAAGCGTTTCGACATTGTTTACTATTGTCGGGCATCCAAAAAGCCCTACCTGTGCAGGGAAAGGTGGTTTAGGCCTAGGCTCACCGTTTTTGCCTTCAATTGATTCGAGGAGTCCCGTCTCTTCTCCGCATATGTATGCACCAGCGCCCCTGAATAAAACGACATCCAGATCAAACCAGGACCCAAGGATATTTTGCCCTAGATATCTCTTCTTATAAGCCTCTTCAATAGCCTTTTCTATTATCCTGGCACCCGTAGGCATTTCACCCCGGATATAGATGTAGCATTTATGAGCATTGATTGCGTAACTGCAAATTATAATTCCCTCTAACATCTGATGAGGGTCTTTTTCCATTATTTCCCTGTCCTTGAAGCTGCCTGGCTCGCTCTCATCAGCATTACAACAAAGGTAAATCGGCTTT
This genomic window contains:
- the nuoF gene encoding NADH-quinone oxidoreductase subunit NuoF, with the translated sequence MPEMRIIRNYVGRADSESIASYIAAGGYTALEKALKMDPLEIIDEMKKSGLRGRGGAGFPTGIKWSFIPRDSKKPIYLCCNADESEPGSFKDREIMEKDPHQMLEGIIICSYAINAHKCYIYIRGEMPTGARIIEKAIEEAYKKRYLGQNILGSWFDLDVVLFRGAGAYICGEETGLLESIEGKNGEPRPKPPFPAQVGLFGCPTIVNNVETLACVPHIINRGADWFSGIGTPKNAGTKIFGLSGSVLKPGLYELPLGIPVRDLIFEYGGGTRNGKRVKAVSPGGSSASVLTEDELDIPMDFDSLAKVGSMLGTAGVTVMDEGSCMVRVAQNLAHFYRDESCGQCVQCREGTWWLEKMLTKIEEGRGREQYIDTMLDACSQMKGTTICALADGCAMPIDSIVRKFRDEFEEHIRFGRCPLNSRYLGSWE